In Perca fluviatilis chromosome 18, GENO_Pfluv_1.0, whole genome shotgun sequence, one genomic interval encodes:
- the cnr1 gene encoding cannabinoid receptor 1 has product MKSVLDGVADTTFRTITSGLQYLGSNDANYDDPLNDVDFKAGFSLQKPLSAFRSNSFPNKVPADEELILKGIPFYPTNATDLFGNRSTFRDETNNIQCGENFMDMECFMILTPSQQLAVAVMSLTLGTFTVLENLVVLCVIFQSRTLRCRPSYHFIGSLAVADLLGSVIFVYSFLDFHVFHRKDSPNVFLFKLGGVTASFTASVGSLFLTAIDRYISIHRPLSYRRIVTRTKAVIAFCVMWTISIIIAVLPLLGWNCKRLNSVCSDIFPLIDENYLLFWIGITSVLVLFIIYAYIYILWKAHHHAVRMLSRTSQKSLVVYSADGTKVQTTRPEQTRMDIRLAKTLVLILVVLVICWGPLLAIMVYDLFWKMDDDIKTVFAFCSMLCLLNSTVNPIIYALRSKDMRRAFLSSCHACRGSAQQLDNSLESDCQNRNANISANRAAESCVKTTVKIAKVTMSVSTETSGEAV; this is encoded by the coding sequence ATGAAATCTGTGCTGGATGGTGTGGCGGACACCACCTTCCGGACTATTACCTCTGGTTTACAGTATCTGGGCTCCAACGACGCTAACTATGACGACCCCCTCAATGATGTAGACTTCAAGGCGGGTTTCTCTCTGCAGAAGCCCTTATCTGCTTTCCGCAGCAACTCCTTCCCTAACAAAGTACCTGCGGATGAGGAGCTCATCCTCAAGGGCATCCCCTTCTACCCCACCAATGCCACAGACTTGTTCGGCAACAGGAGCACATTCAGAGATGAGACTAACAATATACAATGTGGGGAGAACTTCATGGACATGGAGTGTTTCATGATCCTGACACCCAGCCAGCAGCTGGCTGTGGCTGTGATGTCTCTGACTCTGGGTACCTTTACAGTGCTTGAGAACCTGGTGGTGCTCTGCGTCATCTTCCAGTCTCGCACCCTCCGCTGCAGGCCATCCTACCACTTCATTGGCAGTCTGGCTGTGGCTGACCTTCTTGGAAGTGTCATATTTGTCTACAGCTTTCTGGACTTCCATGTCTTTCACAGGAAGGACAGCCCCAATGTTTTTCTCTTCAAGCTGGGTGGAGTCACGGCATCGTTCACTGCCTCTGTGGGGAGCCTTTTCCTCACTGCTATCGACCGCTACATCTCCATACACCGGCCTCTTTCCTACAGGCGCATTGTGACACGGACCAAGGCTGTCATTGCCTTTTGTGTGATGTGGACCATCTCCATCATCATCGCAGTGCTGCCTCTACTGGGCTGGAACTGTAAACGTCTCAATTCTGTTTGCTCAGACATATTCCCTCTGATTGACGAGAACTATCTGTTGTTCTGGATCGGTATAACCAGCGTGCTGGTTCTTTTCATTATCTATGCCTACATATACATCCTGTGGAAAGCACACCACCATGCTGTGCGCATGCTGAGCCGCACCTCCCAGAAGAGCCTTGTTGTTTACTCAGCAGATGGGACTAAAGTGCAGACCACGCGCCCTGAGCAGACACGCATGGACATCCGTCTGGCAAAGACCCTGGTGCTCATCCTGGTGGTGCTGGTCATCTGCTGGGGCCCACTGCTTGCCATCATGGTCTATGACCTCTTCTGGAAGATGGACGATGACATCAAGACGGTATTTGCATTCTGCAGCATGCTCTGCCTGCTCAACTCCACTGTCAACCCAATCATCTACGCCTTGAGGAGCAAGGACATGCGGCGCGCCTTCCTCAGCTCCTGCCATGCCTGCAGGGGCAGTGCCCAGCAGTTGGATAATAGCCTTGAGTCAGACTGCCAGAACAGAAATGCCAACATTTCTGCCAACAGGGCTGCAGAGAGCTGTGTGAAGACCACTGTGAAAATAGCCAAAGTAACAATGTCTGTGTCAACTGAAACTTCTGGAGAGGCTGTCTAA
- the akirin2 gene encoding akirin-2 codes for MACGATLKRTLDFDPLMNQASPKRRRCAPIMSPVSSPQKYLRMEPSPFGEVSSRLTTEQILHNIKQEYKRLQKRRHLDTFQQADSCCPLDLQNVHSGSAVPGTSSGASSPTRKEQPLFSLRQVGMICERLLKEREDKIREEYDEILTTKLAEQYDAFVKFTHDQLMRRFGEQPASYVS; via the exons ATGGCTTGTGGGGCTACTCTTAAAAGGACTCTGGACTTTGATCCACTAATGAACCAGGCTTCACCTAAAAGAAGGAGGTGCGCCCCGATCATGTCTCCAGTCTCATCACCTCAGAAATATTTGCGTATGGAGCCCTCGCCGTTCGGGGAAGTGTCGTCCAGACTCACCACAG aGCAAATTCTACACAACATCAAACAGGAGTACAAGCGGCTGCAGAAACGACGACACCTGGATACCTTCCAGCAGGCAGACAGCTGCTGTCCTCTGGACCTGCAGAATGTTCACAGTGGATCTGCTGTACCAG GTACGTCCTCAGGTGCCTCATCTCCCACCAGAAAAGAGCAGCCTTTATTTTCCCTCAGACAAGTTGGGATGATTTGTGAAAGACTGCTGAAAGAGCGAGAGGACAAAATCCGTGAGGAGTACGATGAGATACTGACAACAAAGCTTGCCg AGCAATATGATGCGTTTGTCAAGTTCACGCATGATCAACTGATGCGAAGGTTTGGAGAGCAGCCTGCCAGCT ATGTTTCCTGA
- the rars2 gene encoding probable arginine--tRNA ligase, mitochondrial isoform X1, with translation MACFFRSRIAEKLGRTLQQSEDAFIPALSAVPVFKKQQTADFKLSISTLRISGILPSSGDIQLQTEDLATRLKQDSVVEDISAGCGVINFKVNRKLLVQKMLEPFGKEEDVKFGLTSELFNTLKRGTTLVEYSSPNIAKKFHAGHLRSTIIGNFIANLKQSLGNNVIRMNYLGDWGMQFGLLGAGFGQFGCQDKLKQNPLQHLFEVYVQVNKEAEHNEDIKQAARDFFRQLEQHESEAVSLWQQFREITVDEYQHIYKRLGVHFDIYSGESFHQDQAQEVVQQLQSQGLLKTSEKGTGVVDLSPAGDMSSVCTVLRSDGTTLYITRDVAAAIDRKAKYHFDEMIYVTDKSQANHFHQLFHILLAMGHSWADRCKHVPFGLVRGMKTRSGEVVFLEDVLDEARARMLHNMSQSKTTKEMDNAEDTAEKVGISALIVQDFKGPLLSDYTFDWDRMLQAQGDTGVFLQYTHARLRSLIRRNEGAKAAIFDPSLLFDQTSITILQHLLRYDEVLYQSAQDLQPKHLVNFLLKLCHLIASAHRELPVKGSKQDVAQARLQLFSGACSVLANGMRILGITPVDKM, from the exons ATGGCTTGTTTCTTCCGAAGTAGAATTGCAGAAAAG CTGGGTCGGACTCTGCAGCAGTCTGAGGATGCCTTCATACCAGCTCTGTCAGCAGTTCCAGTTTTTAAGAAACA GCAGACTGCTGACTTCAAACTGTCAATCAGCACATTACGGATCAGTGGGATTTTACCATCCAGTGGTGACATTCAGCTGCAGACAGAAGACCTGGCCACTCGG ttGAAGCAGGACAGTGTGGTGGAGGACATATCTGCTGGATGTGGAGTGATCAACTTTAAAGTGAATCGCAAGCTTCTTGTCCAG AAAATGTTGGAGCCATTTGGAAAAGAGGAGGATGTGAAATTTGGGTTAACTAGTGAACTTTTCAATACTCTCAAGAGAGGAACAACACTAGTTGAATATAG CTCTCCAAATATTGCCAAAAAATTCCACGCTGGACACTTAAGATCGACAATTATTG GTAACTTCATTGCTAACTTAAAGCAGTCCCTTGGAAACAATGTCATTCGCATGAATTACCTCGGTGACTGGGGTATGCAGTTTG GTTTGTTGGGAGCTGGGTTTGGTCAGTTTGGATGTCAGGACAAACTGAAACAGAATCCCTTACAGCATTTGTTTGAG GTTTATGTTCAAGTGAACAAGGAAGCAGAGCACAATGAGGATATTAAGCAGGCTGCCAGAGACTTCTTTAGACAGCTGGAGCAGCATGAGAGCGAGGCTGTGTCGTTATGGCAACAGTTCAGAGAGATCACAGTGGACGAGTATCAACACATTTACAAG CGGTTAGGGGTCCACTTTGATATTTACTCCGGAGAGTCTTTTCACCAAGATCAAGCCCAGGAGGTGGTGCAGCAGCTGCAGAGCCAAGGCCTGTTGAAAACCTCTGA GAAAGGAACCGGTGTAGTGGATCTCTCCCCTGCTGGAGACATGAGCAGCGTCTGCACTGTGCTCCGCAGTGACGGCACAACTCTCTACATCACCAG AGATGTTGCTGCAGCGATTGACCGAAAAGCAAAGTACCATTTTGATGAGATGATTTATGTG ACAGATAAAAGTCAGGCAAATCACTTCCACCAGTTGTTCCACATCCTGCTTGCTATGGGACATTCTTGGGCTGACAG GTGTAAGCATGTACCTTTCGGCCTGGTGCGGGGCATGAAGACCCGGAGCGGCGAGGTGGTGTTTCTGGAGGACGTGCTGGACGAAGCTCGGGCCAGGATGCTCCACAACATGAGCCAGTCAAAAA CAACAAAGGAAATGGACAACGCAGAGGACACAGCAGAGAAAGTTGGAATCAGTGCCCTGATAGTGCAG GACTTCAAAGGTCCCCTGCTGTCGGACTATACGTTTGACTGGGACAGGATGCTGCAGGCTCAGGGAGACACAGGAGTTTTCCTCCAGTACACACATGCTCGACTCCGCAG TTTAATAAGGAGAAATGAAGGCGCCAAGGCAGCTATATTTGATCCATCCCTTCTATTTGACCAGACGAGCATCACCATCCTGCAGCACCTCCTTCG CTATGATGAGGTATTGTACCAGTCGGCCCAGGATCTGCAGCCCAAACACCTAGTCAACTTTTTATTGAAGCTGTG CCACCTGATTGCTTCAGCACATAGAGAGCTGCCAGTCAAAGGAAGCAAGCAGGATGTTGCACAG GCAAGGTTACAACTGTTCAGTGGAGCCTGCTCAGTCCTGGCCAACGGGATGAGGATCCTCGGAATCACACCAGTtgataaaatgtaa
- the rars2 gene encoding probable arginine--tRNA ligase, mitochondrial isoform X2 encodes MLEPFGKEEDVKFGLTSELFNTLKRGTTLVEYSSPNIAKKFHAGHLRSTIIGNFIANLKQSLGNNVIRMNYLGDWGMQFGLLGAGFGQFGCQDKLKQNPLQHLFEVYVQVNKEAEHNEDIKQAARDFFRQLEQHESEAVSLWQQFREITVDEYQHIYKRLGVHFDIYSGESFHQDQAQEVVQQLQSQGLLKTSEKGTGVVDLSPAGDMSSVCTVLRSDGTTLYITRDVAAAIDRKAKYHFDEMIYVTDKSQANHFHQLFHILLAMGHSWADRCKHVPFGLVRGMKTRSGEVVFLEDVLDEARARMLHNMSQSKTTKEMDNAEDTAEKVGISALIVQDFKGPLLSDYTFDWDRMLQAQGDTGVFLQYTHARLRSLIRRNEGAKAAIFDPSLLFDQTSITILQHLLRYDEVLYQSAQDLQPKHLVNFLLKLCHLIASAHRELPVKGSKQDVAQARLQLFSGACSVLANGMRILGITPVDKM; translated from the exons ATGTTGGAGCCATTTGGAAAAGAGGAGGATGTGAAATTTGGGTTAACTAGTGAACTTTTCAATACTCTCAAGAGAGGAACAACACTAGTTGAATATAG CTCTCCAAATATTGCCAAAAAATTCCACGCTGGACACTTAAGATCGACAATTATTG GTAACTTCATTGCTAACTTAAAGCAGTCCCTTGGAAACAATGTCATTCGCATGAATTACCTCGGTGACTGGGGTATGCAGTTTG GTTTGTTGGGAGCTGGGTTTGGTCAGTTTGGATGTCAGGACAAACTGAAACAGAATCCCTTACAGCATTTGTTTGAG GTTTATGTTCAAGTGAACAAGGAAGCAGAGCACAATGAGGATATTAAGCAGGCTGCCAGAGACTTCTTTAGACAGCTGGAGCAGCATGAGAGCGAGGCTGTGTCGTTATGGCAACAGTTCAGAGAGATCACAGTGGACGAGTATCAACACATTTACAAG CGGTTAGGGGTCCACTTTGATATTTACTCCGGAGAGTCTTTTCACCAAGATCAAGCCCAGGAGGTGGTGCAGCAGCTGCAGAGCCAAGGCCTGTTGAAAACCTCTGA GAAAGGAACCGGTGTAGTGGATCTCTCCCCTGCTGGAGACATGAGCAGCGTCTGCACTGTGCTCCGCAGTGACGGCACAACTCTCTACATCACCAG AGATGTTGCTGCAGCGATTGACCGAAAAGCAAAGTACCATTTTGATGAGATGATTTATGTG ACAGATAAAAGTCAGGCAAATCACTTCCACCAGTTGTTCCACATCCTGCTTGCTATGGGACATTCTTGGGCTGACAG GTGTAAGCATGTACCTTTCGGCCTGGTGCGGGGCATGAAGACCCGGAGCGGCGAGGTGGTGTTTCTGGAGGACGTGCTGGACGAAGCTCGGGCCAGGATGCTCCACAACATGAGCCAGTCAAAAA CAACAAAGGAAATGGACAACGCAGAGGACACAGCAGAGAAAGTTGGAATCAGTGCCCTGATAGTGCAG GACTTCAAAGGTCCCCTGCTGTCGGACTATACGTTTGACTGGGACAGGATGCTGCAGGCTCAGGGAGACACAGGAGTTTTCCTCCAGTACACACATGCTCGACTCCGCAG TTTAATAAGGAGAAATGAAGGCGCCAAGGCAGCTATATTTGATCCATCCCTTCTATTTGACCAGACGAGCATCACCATCCTGCAGCACCTCCTTCG CTATGATGAGGTATTGTACCAGTCGGCCCAGGATCTGCAGCCCAAACACCTAGTCAACTTTTTATTGAAGCTGTG CCACCTGATTGCTTCAGCACATAGAGAGCTGCCAGTCAAAGGAAGCAAGCAGGATGTTGCACAG GCAAGGTTACAACTGTTCAGTGGAGCCTGCTCAGTCCTGGCCAACGGGATGAGGATCCTCGGAATCACACCAGTtgataaaatgtaa